One window from the genome of Plasmodium berghei ANKA genome assembly, chromosome: 3 encodes:
- a CDS encoding 2C-methyl-D-erythritol 2,4-cyclodiphosphate synthase, putative, whose amino-acid sequence MKYGTIKSYIYYMVLLYYCMIISKIGDANKYIKKRGNNSDLFINSLTIDNRKGYRKVEKKKKFKVQVYNGMRIGQGYDIHQIKVKTENDDNKMNEIKEYNIQNFKTLTIGGVKINNIYVLSHSDGDIIYHALVDSILGGAGSYDLGTLFPDKSDKYKNKNSACFLRYARMLLFKKGYIIGNVDINIIAEVPKINNIRDEIIQNISQLLNISESQINVKGKTHEKLGVIGEKKAIECFANVLLIPKT is encoded by the exons ATGAAATATGGAACAATTAagtcatatatatattacatggttcttttatattactGCATGATTATATCAAAAATCGGCGATgcaaataaatacataaaaaaaagaggaaATAACTCAGatttgtttattaattcattaACTATAGATAATAGAAAGGGGTATAGAAaagttgaaaaaaaaaaaaaattcaaagtACAAGTCTACAATGGAATGCGAATAGGGCAAGGATATGATATTCACcaaataaaagtaaaaaccgaaaatgatgataataaaatgaatgaaattaaagaatataatatccaaaattttaaaacattaaCTATAGGAGGagttaaaataaataatatttatgttttgtCTCATAGCGATGGtgatataatatatcatgCTTTAGTTGATTCAATTTTGGGGGGTGCAGGTTCATATGATTTAGGTACTTTATTCCCAGATAAATcagataaatataaaaataaaaattccgCATGCTTTTTAAGATATGCAAGaatgttattatttaaaaaaggaTATATTATCGGAAATGTTgacattaatattatagcCGAAGTCcccaaaataaataatatcagagatgaaattatacaaaatatatcacAACTTTTGAACATTTCCGAATCACAGATTAACGTAAAag GTAAAACTCATGAAAAATTAGGAGTAATCggagaaaaaaaagcaatTGAATGCTTCGCCAATGTTTTGTTAATTCCTAAAACTTGA
- a CDS encoding transporter, putative codes for MLPRVKCRFEKTESSNFEENTDNHQNSKNGKLLDSENVSMKKIRSVLYDEAMNYSETNTYYKSSNIHNYNNINAYINYIKKTNYTRSYEQENIYNEALLLYNNRNAYIRNAYRNDEYLDIKRNLKKGKYFGDNDDDDLFDEKNDTNQINKHKDTHEYDVGNTDNNEINKNNLKKKKIEYEQLYKERKKERAMKFAEKYGDLFYDEKDKIINDNGDLNNNQNNRMGFIASGNGHIQKNNKNQGSSTNILNDLLELHSMKNTGSFCDEKETNFLETLVKLRYAPEQISKLSDLFENPRTLKNVNINLLKWLDMQLNKGYWLERISLFLLGLAISIGVGNIETIWILMTTWHGVVFLLPYVLCYMLVCHPILMFELYSGQLVRSSSPFIFYKLLKPCASIGFVALFLCLLSSYIHTYRTAAEYLIYLINSFKHDLPWKLTQNEIDFCTQIKKDAITCLKHRPLCLFSKSISSCVPNNIGKAFLIYHDKFFPNNNKYTFLLNLNKKKNSINIFSNSDSYIDKDSFVFLLFCNLLATFFQLLGMTNFAFSVALVLLLLGFLSITKFIALFNLNSVMEAYFYILKMWKFSYLYTYSSIWSQCMMYALYEMSIGMGIYSSLATKTRIGSNLAFDGQAIVVGNSVISILVFFSAVAIIGFTSKIMKSSFVEILEFSRRDCSFILFPVGFSNLQRTEKTLCMLYYGSYTILSCATLAIQREVFIISMKDFKFSKNFNKITFVLMFTLLFFVFSFFISTKNSKDIIWFLSFTISDNGRILVALLICIVLGWLYNIEYQYKRLTSRSVLVFNITYWILNIFFSILFNYLPYHAYILYIIRIVIFIFSTCISIIVLKSQINEMKGKQRQIHDNLTYKEILYILYLGNIECLRKEIQRIISGNAIIGNITMMWSICIKYIGTSILLSALIEYVDGVFYSTELRMKIHDIHYGWVVFAILVWVFIFLFLFLFPMFTKTFENMFINKDYFVNFSLLPSKPLTKIQHFNIFSYFYEFGNSTKKKE; via the exons ATGCTTCCAAGGGTAAAATGCAGATTTGAGAAAACAGAAAGTTCAAATTTCGAGGAAAATACTGATAACCAtcaaaatagtaaaaatggaaaattatTGGACTCTGAAAATGTATccatgaaaaaaataaggaGTGTATTATATGATGAAGCAATGAATTATAGTGAAAcaaatacatattataaaagctcaaatattcataattataataatataaatgcatatatcaattatataaaaaaaacaaactaTACAAGAAGTTATGAacaagaaaatatttataacgAAGCATTACTTTTGTATAATAATCGAAATGCCTATATAAGAAATGCATATAGAAATGATGAATATTTagatattaaaagaaatttaaaaaaaggaaaatattttggaGATAATGATGACGatgatttatttgatgaaaaaaacgaTACCAACCAAATAAACAAACACAAAGATACACATGAATATGATGTGGGAAATACAGAcaataatgaaattaataaaaataatttaaaaaaaaaaaaaattgagtatgaacaattatataaagaacGAAAAAAAGAACGTGCTATGAAATTTGCTGAAAAATATGGagatttattttatgatgaaaaagataaaataataaatgataatggTGATTTAAATAACAACCAAAATAATCGTATGGGATTTATTGCATCTGGTAATGGacatattcaaaaaaataataaaaaccaAGGAAGTTCtactaatatattaaatgatttACTTGAGTTACATAGTATGAAAAATACAGGAAGTTTTTGTgatgaaaaagaaacaaattttttagaaaCATTAGTTAAATTAAGATATGCACCTGAGCAAATATCTAAATTAAGtgatttatttgaaaatccTAGAAccttaaaaaatgtaaatataaatttattaaaatggCTAGATATGCAATTAAATAAAGGCTATTGGCTTGAAAGAAtttcactatttttattaggaTTAGCAATATCTATAGGAGTTGGAAATATTGAAACAATATGGATATTGATGACAACATGGCATGGtgttgtatttttattgccTTATGTATTATGTTATATGCTTGTATGTCATCCAATTTTAATGTTTGAATTATATAGTGGGCAATTAGTTAGAAGTTCATCAccctttatattttataaattattaaaaccATGTGCATCTATTGGGTTTGTagctttatttttatgccTATTAAGTAGCTACATTCATACATATAGGACAGCAGCAGAATatcttatatatttgataaacTCATTTAAACATGACTTGCCTTGGAAATTAACTCAAAACGAAATCGATTTTTGTacacaaattaaaaaggaTGCTATTACTTGTTTAAAACATAGACCcttatgtttattttcaaaatcaATTTCTTCTTGTGTACCTAATAATATAGGAAAagcttttttaatttatcatgataaattttttccaaacaataacaaatatacatttttattaaatttaaataaaaaaaaaaattccattaatattttttcaaattcaGATTCATATATCGATAAAGATAgctttgtttttttattattttgcaATCTTTTGGCAACATTTTTCCAGTTACTTGGTATGACAAATTTTGCTTTTTCAGTTGCCCTTGTTCTTTTACTTTTGGGATTTTTATCAATCACAAAATTTATAGCTCTTTTCAATTTAAATAGTGTTATGGAAGCCTACTTTTATATTCTAA AAATGTGGAAATTTTCATACCTTTATACTTATTCATCTATATGGTCGCAATGCATGATGTATGCTCTTTATGAGATGTCAATTGGAATGGGCATTTATTCTTCGCTTGCTACAAAAACTAG AATTGGATCAAATTTGGCTTTTGATGGACAAGCCATTGTCGTTGGAAATTCTGTTATTTCCATCCTTGTGTTTTTTTCAGCAG TGGCAATTATTGGGTTTACATccaaaataatgaaatcCAGTTTTGTTGAAATTCTTGAATTTTCAAGGAGGGATTGTTCGTTTATTCTTTTTCCAGTTGGATTTTCGAATCTTCAAAGGACAGAG aaaaCATTATGTATGCTATACTATGGATCATATACAATACTATCATGTGCTACACTCGCTATTCAACGAGaagtttttattatatccaTGAAAGACTTCAAATTCAgcaaaaattttaataaaataacatttGTTTTGATgtttacattattattttttgttttttccttttttatatctacaaaaaattcaaaagaCATTATTTggtttttatcatttacaATTTCGGATAATGGAAGAATTCTAGTTGCACTTTTGATATGTATTGTTTTAGGGTggttatataatattgaatATCAGTACAAGCGTCTAACTTCGAGAA GCGTATTAGTATTCAATATTACATACTggattttaaatatttttttcagtattttatttaactACTTACCTTaccatgcatatatattatatattatcagaattgtaatttttatatttagtACATGTATTTCTATTATTGTGTTAAAATCtcaaataaatgaaatgaaAGGGAAGCAAAGACAGATACACGACAATCTAACTTATAAG GAAATACTATACATATTGTACCTAGGAAACATCGAATGTTTAAGAAAAGAGATTCAAAGAATAATAAGTGGAAACGCAATAATAGGAAATATAACTATGATGTGGTctatttgtataaaatatatcgggacatctattttattatcagcTTTAATTGAATATGTAGATGGTGTTTTTTATAGCACAGAATTAAGAATGAAAATCCATGATATTCATTATGGATGGGTTGTTTTTGCCATTTTAGTTTGGGTTTtcattttcctttttttatttttattccctATGTTTACAAAg acATTTGAAAACATGTTTATCAATAAagattattttgtaaatttcaGTTTATTACCTTCGAAACCACTAACCAAAATACAAcatttcaatattttttcatatttttatgaatttgGAAATTcaaccaaaaaaaaagaataa